CCTGTTGGAGGAGGTTTCTCAGAGGAGGCAACAGAGGAGGGCAAAGAGCCATGAGCTGGCTGTGTAGTCTCAGTGGCAGAGGGGACTCCAGGCAGAGGGTCAGAGCGGAACAAGGCATGCAGGTCCCAGGCCACGTGGCACCTCTGGAGAACCTCTGGGGGCCCCGCGGGGCTGGAGCGGTGGGCACAGCTGACACAGGGACtcgagagagaggcagagccctGTTCATGAAGAGCCAACATAGTCTGCAGCCTAAGGAGCTTgtttgggggggagagggggaacaGGTGGGCAGAGGAAGGACAAGACCAGAGAGGGAGGATGGACGGGGCGGGGACAAGGCTGGCAGCAGGGGCACCAGTGTGAAGGTTACTGCTGTGACTTAGAGACAAGGTAGGGAGGCAAGCCCAGCGGAAGTGCTGgcaggaaggggcgcctgggtggctcagtcggttaagcgttagACTTCAGGTCATgaagctcaggtcataatctcacagttggtgagttcaatccccacatcaggctgtctgctgtcagcacagaacctgctttggatcctttgtccccctttctctgcccttaccccgcttgctctgtctctctctctcgttctctctctcaaaaataaacattaaaaaaagaagaagaagaggaagaggaaggaggaggaggaggaggaggagaaggagaaggagaaggaggagaaggagaaggagaaggagaaggaaaagtagTAGTACTGGCAGGTGGAGAAGCTCCATGGGGCAAGAAGGGATGTGGGCACAGGCGAGATAGCCTCAGGGTCACTCGAAGGGTGGAATGGCCAGGACTCAGTGACTACACGCTAAGGAtctgagagagggagcacataAAGCATGACACCCGGCCGGGACAGCATGTGGTCGGGGAGGCCCGACGAACCAAGCCTGCCAAGGGCTGTAGAGAGGAGGAAAGCTCACGGTATAGACCACGAGCAAGATGGGGCGCTGGCGCTGCCTCAGCCACAGATTTATGGCACATTCTAGAATCTAGTGGGCAACTCACTCTACCCCCTGGAATGTGACTTTCTCGTCTGCAAAGGACCACATGGGGACTGTGTACCACTAAGGCCCTTCCCAGCTGTACAATGCTTTAAGCTCCTGTCGGCATCAGAAACCGGGATGCCAGTGGTCCACCTGCAAACTCACCCCAAGAAAGACACCTTCCGTGGACGAGGAGGCAAGTCATATATGACCAGCTCCTATAAAATCAGAACCTTCTTCCTACACGAAGCAAACAAGCAGATGAGGCCTGAGCAACAGGCAGTTCACATCTGGCCACATGCTGACTGCCTTTCTCCCCCACGCCTTGGTAATAAGGAGCAGACTAGCAAAATAGTTCAAATGCCTTCTTAAAAAGCACACTGCCTTGTAGGCTCAGAGGCCTGTTTTGAGCAAAACGTTTCAAACCTCTGTGCTCAGAGCCGGTCTGGGCATCAACAGCTCACTCCAACTGAACGATCAGGGAGTCAGTGAAGGACTCTGGTGCGTCCGCTGGATGCCAGGCCAGCACCCGGCACTGAGATACGAGGGGggactggacatccctgtctccCAGGCCTGTCTGCTCAGAATGGGAGCTTGACAGCaaacccagccacccagccctGCGCAAGAAGGCTTGCACGGAGGATGCGCAAGGCTAGCGCTGGGGGAAGCCAGAAAAGGAAGTGGACCTCACTCGGATGTCCAGAAAACTACTCAGAGGAAGGAGCATGGGAGCTTGATGCAGACCTGGAAGGTGTGCTGCAGGAGCTGGCCCAGCAGCAGTGGGAAGGCACAGGCCAACCATGGAGCATAAGGAAATAAGCAAAGGACGGAGAGAAGCTCAGAAGGGCTGGCTGATGGCCACCGGGTGGGCTGGGGCCAGTCTGTAAGAGCCCAGAAGGCCACACCCAGGTAGCAGTACAGGGAGCCACCGAAGTTTGCGAGCAGAGGAGCGAAGGCAGTGGAAAGGATGGGGTGATGAGGGGCAATTCAATGACCAAAGTACATCAAGGGGACCAGAACAGTGAGGAACAACATGGCCGGGaccagggcaggggacagagtgggggTGGATGTGGGAACACTATTcccctttgtccattttctcaGGACCACTGGCATGTAATCCTACAGACCCGCAAGGAAACGCTTTGACGCAGAGCTGCACAGCACCAACAGCAAACCTCGACAGACAGCCCGACCCTGCCTTTCCAGGTCTGGTTTCCACTCCTGTGCTGAAAATGCTCCCCCGAGGAGAGCCCCAACGAGCCCCCCGAGGAGGGCCCCTGGCCCCAACCCTCCAACAGCTGATCAAACAGCAAAGCACACTGTGTACACttggaaggggggtggggtgggcacggaataactcacacacacacacacccagattTCCAGGTGGCCCGCCTGAGCAACAGGACACATTTGCATCATTTCCTGCAAAAACAGGATTTCCCAGGCATTCAGAGAAAATGTCCCCCTTGCATTCCCTGTGGTCTTCTCCATCTCTGCTCCAAGGACTCAGGGTCCTCCTTCCTTATTTCCCATACACTTTCCCCCTGAACTTGAGCAACCTACAAAAGCCTCCCCCAGACCCTCATGCCCTAGTAAGTCTTCACTGGGGCAGCCCCGTCAGGCAGGAGCACAGGAGAGCCATTTGTATCCCCCGACAGAAAGTCCCTCAGACCACCAAGGGTCGCCAAGCACCCACCCTGGTGCCCAGCTCCAATTCCTGGTGCAAAGTCACCTCCAACACACGCCCTGGGCGCATTCCATCCTCGATgcttttgttgtcgttgttgtttttctttttggtagcacaaggaaggaaaaggaaaagggcagGTGGAGCACTGGGGAACCTCCgaagcaaaaaaaggaaagaacagcaaGATGGGTAAAGTTGAAGGCAGACGGACTTGGGCTCAAATTCTACCTCCACCACTAAGTTTACTTGGATAAACCACCCCGCTTTTCTGgaggttttttccccccatctgtgaaatgggtgtaaAAATAAATTCCgtgtaaaaataaatactgaattaatTACCAGAATTGGTAGTGCTACTGTTTGCGTTAAGCGCTAGCAGAGAGTTCAAAGGAATCCAGTATTCACGACAGCTATCGTTAAAGGGGGGAGAAAATTTATAAAACGTTTGGGGGGTGCGGGGCGGTCGGCAGAGCGCACGCCCTCCGGGTAGGGCCGGAGACGCTCGGCTGGGCTGGCTGGAGCGCACCGAGGCCCCGAGCGGAGCCGCGCGCCCGGAGCAGCCGTGCGCGCGGGGGTGGCGGGCGCGCGGTGACAGCAGGTTGGCGGGGCAGGTTGGCCCGCGGGGGAACGACAGCGAGCGTGCGGACCCACCTGAAGACGCGCAGCAGCAGGCAGGCGATGAGCAGCGCGGTGAAGGCGCACGCCACTATCACGGCCGCCTTCAGGGTGGGCAGGTCGCGGAGCAGGCTGGAGATGCGGGTCACCAGGGCGTCGCCGCTGCTGTTggagctgccgccgccgccgcccgccgccgccgccgccgccgcggccccaGACCCCGTCCGGGTGGCGTTGCCGGGCCCCGGGCCGGGCGACGGCCGCGGCTGGCGCTCGGCTTGGGGCTGCGGCGCCGGGGCGGACTCGGCTCTGCGGGCGCGGGCGGCAGGCGCGGCCAGGAGCgcgagcagcagcagcagcagcggcaggagcggcgcgggcggcggcgcggTGCGCATCGTGCGGTCGGGCGGCGCCGGGCCCCGCGGGGCGCGCGCGCGGCGGAGCCCGGGTCCCGCACCGGCGCCGAGGCCTGCACCCGGGGCTTCCGCGGCGGAGGCGGCTGCGCGGTGCTCGGCAGGAAGCTGCGGCGCCCGGAAGAGCCCgagccgcagccgccgccgctgccACCAACACGTTGCACGGAGTCATTCGACGGGCCGCGGCCCCACGTGGGCGGAGCAGGCCACCCGGGCCCCGGTGCGGGCTGCGCCCCGCTCACCGGCGGCTTcaatcccccccccaccccaccccggggaGCCCGGGACCCCTGCGTGGAAACAATCACGGTCAGGCTTACTGTTGCGCCGGCTCTGTGCTTCGGAGTtttcgttttatttatttcatttaatcctaaagCCCCTTTAGGAGGCAGGTAAATCTTTATCCTCATTTAATCGTTGATTTAGGACCCAGAGAGCCAGCTCACAGTAACCCAGATTCTGTCAGACTAAGAACCAAAGCCTATGGGACGTAGAGGTaaacccccattttacagatgaggaaacagacctcCAGAGTGAAGGGTTTGCCCCATGCCCTATGCGTTGCAGTATATTTTAGTATCTCCCCGATTTCCCTCTGTGTCTCGTTTCTTATGTTATCAGTTTTCAGACATTTTGCACCTCTGCTTATGAACTGGATTGGAAAGTGCGTTCCTGCCTTGAAAACTTTGCTGTGGAACAGTAGTTGGGGGCATTGACAGCTTCCTCCGAGACCAAAGTTTTAGGCTCCAAAAGTAATTGGCTGCCTCTGGTTTGGAAGCTACATGATGCGGAAGTGGAGAAAGATCATTGTGGAGGGTCCAGTGTGAGGCCCAAAGGTGGGAACTGAGGGCTTTCCTGGAGCATTAGAAACTACACTGAAGACCTGCCACCTTTCACTTTGAGGACCGAATGTGGCAGTAAACTCTCTAATGGCAGTTGAACAGGTAAGGACACACGACAAGGATTCACTGACCTTAAACAGCTCTCTCCTGGTCCTgctagagaaagagacagataaagATAATACAGTGTATCAGCTAGCTGTTGCTACCtaacaaattacctcaaaacttggaggcttaaaacagcacacgtgtattatctcacagtctgtgtaGGCTAGGAATCTGAGCATAGCTTAACAGAGACCTCTGTTTTAGGATC
This region of Lynx canadensis isolate LIC74 chromosome B3, mLynCan4.pri.v2, whole genome shotgun sequence genomic DNA includes:
- the FAM174B gene encoding membrane protein FAM174B; this encodes MRTAPPPAPLLPLLLLLLALLAAPAARARRAESAPAPQPQAERQPRPSPGPGPGNATRTGSGAAAAAAAAGGGGGSSNSSGDALVTRISSLLRDLPTLKAAVIVACAFTALLIACLLLRVFRSGKRLKKTRKYDIITTPAERVEMAPLNEEDDEDEDSTVFDIKYR